DNA from Arthrobacter sp. StoSoilB19:
CCGCAGCCGTTCCTTGAGGTCTTCAAGTGATTCACGCCATTCCGGTTCGTCAGCGTTGTCCCACAGTTCAGCAAGCTCGGACTTCTCCCCGGCAACCCGTTCAACTGCTTCCAGTGCCATCTCCACGTCTTCGGCGGTGACCTCTGCCCCGCGGGCAGCCACCCAGGTCGCCACGGTCTCCGGGAGATCGCCCAGCGGGTTGCCTTGGCTGGCGGAGGTCACTTCGGCGGCGGCGATAGCGACAGCCCCTTCGGGTGCCTCGACATACCTGTGACCTGCCTTCGCCAACGCCTGGCGCACGACGTCGACCCCTCCGGTCTCCAGCTCGTCCAGCCAGTCCAGCGCGTCGTCGTTCTCAAACGGCAGGTAGCCCCATGCACCCACGTGGTTCCCCTTCCGGTTAACGGCTAGTGGCTCCAATATGCCAGACCGCGCCGTTGCAGGTCATACACGCGGTGGATGCCTGCAAAGCTTTTCGAGAGTGCGTGCTGAAAGTGCGGTTGTTGGCGCGGAGTGGTGGCCCGCAAAATGTCACACCCCCCTTGGATGATGAGTACATGGGAAGCG
Protein-coding regions in this window:
- a CDS encoding DUF4259 domain-containing protein, translating into MGAWGYLPFENDDALDWLDELETGGVDVVRQALAKAGHRYVEAPEGAVAIAAAEVTSASQGNPLGDLPETVATWVAARGAEVTAEDVEMALEAVERVAGEKSELAELWDNADEPEWRESLEDLKERLRTALR